Within Candidatus Methylomirabilota bacterium, the genomic segment GAAGGCGACGTGGCGCCGACACACAGGCCGGCCAGCGTCGTCAGGGCCAGGAGCCCCGTGACCGGGACCCCGCCACTCCCGATGGCGAGCGTCAGCCCGGCCGCCAGGAGCATGCCCCCCGCGGCGACCCGATCGTGCCGGAGCGTGCGATCGGCCAGGAAGCCGCCGGCCAGGATCCCCACCGCGCTGCCGAGGAGGTACCCGGTGAGGGTGCCGCTGGCCAGCCCCAGGGGGACGTCGTAGATGGCGACCAGCGCCGCGACGGAGAAGGTCTGGATGCCGACGATCGCCATCGCCAGGAGGGTGAAATAGGCGAACGCCAGCAGGATCGGCGGCACCAGGAGGAGACGGACGTCGGCGGCGAGCCCGCCGGCCCCGGCCGGTCGGCGCGCCAGCAGCGCGGGGCGGTGATCGGCGAGCGCGTGGCGCTGGGTCGTCAGGACGAGCGTCACCAGGAGGCCCCCGATCCCCGCCACGGCGAGCGCCGTGCGCCAGCCGGCCAGCGCGCTCAGGCCTACCACCACGGGAGGTGCCGCCGCCCAGCCGAGGCTCCCGCAGATCGAGTGAATGCCATAGGCGCGTCCGACCCGGTCCCGGTCCACCGAGGCATTGACGATGGCATAGTCGGCCGGGTGGAAGACGCTGTTCCCGAGGCCCGCCACCATCAGGATCGGGAACATCAGCCAGTAGGACGGGCTCAGCGCGGCCAGCGCGATGCCCGCGGTCAGGAGGCCCATCCCGCCCAGGAGCACCCGC encodes:
- a CDS encoding MFS transporter; translation: LVLPPLFPVLRREFGVGYAALGLMMGVFYAASGIGQPTSGFLVDHVGARRVLLGGMGLLTAGIALAALSPSYWLMFPILMVAGLGNSVFHPADYAIVNASVDRDRVGRAYGIHSICGSLGWAAAPPVVVGLSALAGWRTALAVAGIGGLLVTLVLTTQRHALADHRPALLARRPAGAGGLAADVRLLLVPPILLAFAYFTLLAMAIVGIQTFSVAALVAIYDVPLGLASGTLTGYLLGSAVGILAGGFLADRTLRHDRVAAGGMLLAAGLTLAIGSGGVPVTGLLALTTLAGLCVGATSPSRDMLVRAATPPGASGKVYGFVYSGLDLGSTTMPFVFGWLLDRGEPRLCFVLVAVIMLLAIFTVVEVRRHAVRVAPI